The Prosthecomicrobium sp. N25 nucleotide sequence GCCAGATCGCCGCGACCTTCTCGGTCATCGCGAGTTCCACCTCGGCGGCGGCCGCGGCGCCCGCGAAGGGCGCCATGGCCACGGCCGAGAAGGCGGGCAGCCGCTGCGTGATGGTCACGGCGGCGTGTACGCCGGCCGCCGCGTTGGCGGCCCCCGCACGAGCGAGATCCAGGGTAAACCGGAGATCGGCTTTCATTCAACGTGCTCCCGCTCGTCGCCGGCCGAAGGCCGGTGTTCCGAGGGGCAATGCTTCGGCCCCGCTCTCGGTTCCGTCGCCATCTCCTCGCGCACCTGCGCATAGGCGACGAGGGCGAAGAGCGCGGAGCCGCCCACGATGTTGCCGAGGAGCGTCGGCAGAAAGAAGCCGAACAGCGCGTGCCCGGCGGAGATCTCGCCGAGGAAGACCAGGTAGAACACGTCGACCGCGCCTGCGACGACATGCGTGACGCCGAGGAGCGCGATCAGATACGTGATGGCCGCGATCACGAAGAAGGCGGCGCTCTCCGACGAGGGGATGAGCCACACCACCGTCGCGATCAGCCAGCCGCTGACGATCGCCCGGAAGAAGAAGTCCGCCGAGCCCGCTTCCATGAGGTGCCGCGCCACCGCCAGGATGCCGGCGTCGAACTCGGCCGGCACGAAGCGTCCCCAGGCGAGCCCGGCCGCGAACACCGCCGTGCCCACCATGTTGGCGGCGAGCACGATGCCCCAGACCCTGGCGAGGCCGGTCGCGTGCGCCCGGCTCGGGTCGGCGAGCGCCGGCAGGACCGCCGTCAGCGTGCTCTCGGTGAAGAGTTGTTGGCGACCCAGGATCACGATCAGGAAACCGACCGTATAGCCCCAGCTCTCGACCAGGTGCCGCCAGGGCGCGTCCGGCAGCATCCCGTGCAGGACGCCCTCGGCGACGAGCGAGAACCCGATCGAGATGCCCGCGGCGATCCCGGACCACCACAGGCTGGAGGCCGGCCGCGCCAGCTCCTCCTCGCCCTCCTGACGCACGACCTCGTAGACCGCGACCGGCCGGAGCATCAGCCGATCTTCGATCGCCTGCGCCTCGCCCTCGCTGAGATGCGGTTCGTGGTGGAGACGCTCGCGCTCGCCCGCCATGGAATCTCCGTTCTGAGGGTCTTGGACGGGCGGCGCGGAAGGGTCAGCCGGCGAGGGTCGTGTCGGTCAGCCGGTCGAGCGACCGCTCGGTCGCCTCGACGCCGCCGAAGCGCTTGTCGCCCGGCCGGGCCTGGCCCGCCTCGCGCTCGCAGCGCCGCCGGATCTCCTCCAGCGCCTCCTCGGTCAGGTGCTCGATGCCGATGAAGTAGTTTCGGGCCTCCGTGACCCGGATCAACTCGTCGAGCTTGGTCTGGATGGCCGAGCCGTCGCGGTTCTGGCTGTTCTGGATCAGAAAGACCATCAGGAAGGTGATGATCGTCGTCCCGGTGTTGATGACCAGCTGCCACGTGTCCGAGAAGTGGAACATCGGGCCGGTGACGGCCCAGCCGATCACCAGGAGACAGCAGAGCGCGAAGGTGATCGGCCGTCCGGCCGCCCGCGCCACGGCATTGGCGAACTGGGTGAAGGCGAGTGAGATCGACATGGTGGTCTCCGCGTTCGGCCACTCGGCCTTGGCCTTAACGCGCGAGACCCCCGGAGAGTTGCCGCAGCGGGGTCGCAGCCCCGCCGGCGTCAGCGCAGCAGCCCGGACTGCCGGGCGAGGTCGGCGAGGTCCGCCTCCGGGCGGGCGCCCAGGTGGGAGATGATCTCCGCCGCCGCGAGCCCCCCGAACCGGGCGCAGGTCTCCATGTCGTAGCCACGGGCGAGGCCGAACAGGAACCCAGCCGCGTAGAGGTCGCCCGCCCCCGTCGTGTCCGCGACGGTCTCGACCGGATGGGCGTCGACCTGCACGGTCTCCTCCCGGGTGACCACCAGCGACCCAGCCTCCGACAGGGTCACGGCCGCGAGCTTCGCGTCCTGCCTGAGCCCCGCGAGCGCCGTCCCGAAGTCCGCCGTCTGGTAGAGCGAACGCACCTCGGCGGCGTTGGCGAACACGATGTCCACGGTCCCCGACCGGATCAGGTCCAGGAACTCCGGGCGGTAGCGGTCGACGCAGAAGGAATCCGACAGCGTCAGCGCGACCAGCCGGCCGCGCGCATGCGCGATCCCCGCCGCGACCCGGAACGCCTCCTTGGCGGCCTGCGGATCCCAGAGATAGCCTTCCAGGTAGGTGATGCCGGCCGCGCCGACGACCTCCGGGTCGATGTCGTCCGGGGTGAGGTGGGTGCAGGCGCCCAGATAGGTGTTCATGGTCCGCTCGCCGTCCGGCGTGACCAGGATCATCGACCGCGCGGTTGGCGCGCCGGCCTCGAGGACGGGCGTGTCGAAGTGGACCCCGATCGCCCGGATGTCGTGGCCGTAGGCGCGCCCGAGCTCGTCGGCTGCCACCTTGCCGATGAAGGCCGCCTTGCCGCCGAAGGACGCCACCCCCGCCATCGTGTTGCCGGCGCAGCCGCCGGACACCATGCGGGCCGGTCCCATGTGGCTGTAGAGCCGCTCGGCCTCCTCGGTATCGATCAGCCGCATGGAGCCCTTCGCGAGCCCCTCCCGGACCAGGAAGTCGTCGTCGGTGCGGGCGAGGATGTCCATGATGGCATTGCCGATGCCGAGGACGTCGAAGCTGTGGCCGGTCATGGGAAGCCTTGGGCGGGTGACGATCCCGGGCCATTAGAGGATTTGCCCCCCGAAGGCAAATCGGCAGGGCCGCAGCGCGCGGACGCCCTGCCTCGTACCGGGTCACCCGACGGCACCGCGCAGACAAAGCATCCGGCAA carries:
- a CDS encoding formate/nitrite transporter family protein; the encoded protein is MAGERERLHHEPHLSEGEAQAIEDRLMLRPVAVYEVVRQEGEEELARPASSLWWSGIAAGISIGFSLVAEGVLHGMLPDAPWRHLVESWGYTVGFLIVILGRQQLFTESTLTAVLPALADPSRAHATGLARVWGIVLAANMVGTAVFAAGLAWGRFVPAEFDAGILAVARHLMEAGSADFFFRAIVSGWLIATVVWLIPSSESAAFFVIAAITYLIALLGVTHVVAGAVDVFYLVFLGEISAGHALFGFFLPTLLGNIVGGSALFALVAYAQVREEMATEPRAGPKHCPSEHRPSAGDEREHVE
- a CDS encoding low affinity iron permease family protein, which translates into the protein MSISLAFTQFANAVARAAGRPITFALCCLLVIGWAVTGPMFHFSDTWQLVINTGTTIITFLMVFLIQNSQNRDGSAIQTKLDELIRVTEARNYFIGIEHLTEEALEEIRRRCEREAGQARPGDKRFGGVEATERSLDRLTDTTLAG
- a CDS encoding adenosine kinase; this translates as MTGHSFDVLGIGNAIMDILARTDDDFLVREGLAKGSMRLIDTEEAERLYSHMGPARMVSGGCAGNTMAGVASFGGKAAFIGKVAADELGRAYGHDIRAIGVHFDTPVLEAGAPTARSMILVTPDGERTMNTYLGACTHLTPDDIDPEVVGAAGITYLEGYLWDPQAAKEAFRVAAGIAHARGRLVALTLSDSFCVDRYRPEFLDLIRSGTVDIVFANAAEVRSLYQTADFGTALAGLRQDAKLAAVTLSEAGSLVVTREETVQVDAHPVETVADTTGAGDLYAAGFLFGLARGYDMETCARFGGLAAAEIISHLGARPEADLADLARQSGLLR